The Thamnophis elegans isolate rThaEle1 chromosome Z, rThaEle1.pri, whole genome shotgun sequence DNA window gtatTTAGTTTCATTACACTGATATGAAAAGATAGTTGTTAGTTGTCAACAACAGTTTTTTCTATATCTAACAATGGGAGTTGATCTAAAGATCCctcattctttttccttctcctcagaCAGGAGGTCATGACAGAAGCTACGAACTTCACCTCTGTCAAGGAATTCATACTGCTGGGACTCACCAGCCAGAGAAAAATCCAACTTCTCCTCTTTGGGATCATTCTCATCATCTACTTGCTTACAGTTTTGGGGAACCTGCTAATCATCGTATTGGTGCAGGCAGATGTAAAACTCCAGACACCCatgtattattttctttcccaACTTGCAGGGGTAGATATCTGCTATGTCACCAGCACCATGCCTCTCATGTTGACTCAGCTCCTGACTGGAGATGGAGCCATTTCTTTAGCATTCTGCATGATCCAGATATACATTGCAGTGGCCTTAGGGGGTGTTGAGATTCTCCTGTTTGGGGTCATGGCCTACGACCGCTACCTGGCCATCTGCCGTCCTTTACTTTACCCTGTTCTCATGGACAAGAGATGCCAGTTACAGTGCAGTTCAACATGCTGGATATCGGCTCCTCTGGTCTGCGTGATTTACATTGTCTGCCTTCTTTGCCAAAACTATTGTGGCCCCAATCAGATCAATAACATCATATGTGAGATGCCCATGGTGTTGAGACTTGCTTGTGGTGATACAAGTATTATTGAGGCCATTATTTTTGGCATAGGAGGATTTTTCCTTTTGGTTCCCCTTTCTATTGTATTGACCTCCTATGGATTTATTCTTCATTCTGTCTTACAAATGAAATCCAGTGGCCGACTTAAGGCTTTCTCTACCTGTGGTTCCCATCTTATTGTGATCTCCATGTTTTATGGTCCTTTGCTTTGGGTCTACATAATTCCGAAGACTGACACAGCTGCTGATTACGATAAACAGATTGCAATCTTCTACGTTTTGATCACACCTCTGCTCAATTCTGTCATTTACACCTTGCGGAACAAGGACTTTCATAGGGCAGTAGCCAAGATCTTGTGAAGAAGGGCTCTTGAAGAAAAGTCACAATAAAAGTATTGTCATGTGTAACCGACTTTTCTGTTATAAAATACCACTGGTCTAACAGGGGTCTAACTGTGACTGATTATATGAGCATTGTTTGTAAATATCTAAAAGTCTTTGCTTctttagttagaacaattaatcagtggaacagctgaaTAATTTTCAATGAACACAACAACTTTGTATCATCGTGATGCTCATAAATGTTCTTCTGAGCCCGGCAGCTTCATttccagagaaggaaggaagaatgtaagAAAACaagagtactttaaaaaaaaaacaattttattaaggatttttttcagaAAGTAAGCACAattcaaatgaaagaaaaaataaagaggaaaaaagaaaagtggtaaataaatagaaaagaaataaaagaaaaaagacaaagaaagaaaaatggaaaaaatatataaagaagtggtTTAGGATCTTCTTTATTGTAATTATAAACATGTTTAAATTGTATCCTCTTTCTCTAATATTAGACCATagttcctttttttctgataatCAAACTCAAATAATTTTCCATTGACAGAAAAAGATCAATAAAGGAATTCCCGTTATTgagaaaaaaggaatatttttttcagtagAACAGCTGTCTGTTGCAGAATGGCATCTAGGAATGTTGTAAGTATTAGAATTTTCACCCAATATTTAGCTGTAATGAAATGGTAATTATGGAAGTGTAGCAGAACACAAATAGAGATTACTACATTGATGGACAACTGGGAAATTatagagagtaaaaaaaaaaaaacactgatggATGAGAAGCAGTGGATCTATCTTTCAACACTTCTATGGACATCATAACGTACACAATCCTCCCATACATTAGACCAGGACCTAAACATTGCTATACAACTAACAAAAAGCTTGGATATATCAAAGAGGGAAGGAAATATTCTTTCAACTCACTACTTCCGTGCCTCCCACACAATCACAGAAATTTTTTAACATGAAGCTGAGTTTTGggcaaaaaacagattaggaatctTATTCATGTATTctgaactaaaataaaaaaaacatctaATTTCtcaataaaaaggttttttatttCTGGAATCTAATCATGTGAAATACAGAAGTCAATATACAACTACAGCAATACAGCACGTTGCTTACAAAAATTCACCTTGTGATAAACACAGGGTCACATACCGTTTTGGACACACATATCTTGTGATTTGAATTCAAGACTTGAAGACCTGTTCGTGTCATATTTCTTAGGAAAAGCTCATTCTGTCTATAAATTTGTCTTTTTTCATGTTTAAAGTTCTGGGAATAATAATCTTtcttcaataaaggagaatatttgtagtttaagTGTCAATACTGATTCACACTTTCACCTTCATTTTTTCTTCAGTTTGACAATAACAGGGAGGGGCGGAAGATGGAATGCAAGGGTGGGAGAATGGTATTCAAGCATCCGTCAGCTTCCATGAGACATTGCTGTCATCTCAAGGACACACCAAGTAAATGTTCCAATGTGGCTGGCTGTTTCCCATAACAAAATGAACAGGAGTGCTTGGTGGATGTTTTGGATTATGGGTTGCTTGTAGGGGAAAGGAGGGATTAACTATGCTCTTGAAagtcccttggacttcaaggtgatcaaaccagtcagtcctagaggagatcgatcctgactgctctttagaaggccagatcctgaagttgaaactcaagtactttggctggctaatgagaaggaaggactcactggacaaGAGTCTGATGCTGGGagagatggagggcaaaagaagaagggaatgagatggctggatggagtcactgaagcagtaaacGTTAGatgaaatggactccaggggatggtagaagacaggaaggcctggaggaacattgtccatggggtcacgatgggttggacatgacttaatgacaaacaacaagaacaacaaagtATGTGTGCTTTTGCATGGGAAATCCAGAGCTGTTCCAGTGTGGTTTATTCAGTAAAATTTTATATTCTTGGCAAAATAATGTCCCAGGAATTAGGGTTTCACCAACTGgacagggttgaaatgaaggatgTGTGGTTTCTCTGAGCTTGCCTGTTTTTCTTGCAGAGCTTTCATTATCCAAACCAGGTAATATCATAACTCCAATAGCGAGTGTGGTTTGCCTTCTGTTTATGTTCGAGTGCAGGAGTGAGCAActcgcagctctggagccgcatgtgctctttcattcctctgcttcaGATTTCTATcactggttggctccacaatttatatggctttcagttaggacaggtagaggaaaaaagatgagTCTATGAGTCCATAGAGAAGACTctatgggggggggaatcaaacttCCAGGCGACTCAAGAATTaaatggggggcttccagttaggagctttgaggctctttgagtgtttgagGTTGCTGTCCCttgttctagtggcttgccctgttagTGTTGGGGGTGGGTCTTAGAGAGTCTTTGGACTGCCACAACCACTATTTAGGACAAAAATACAAAACACTGGCAGATTGGGGGCAGAGCTGACGTCGCAATGATGCAACGTGTGATCTTAGAGCTCCAAGactgctgttgatatctctgcttccggacagtccttttggacctaaaccgtgcCGTAGAGAtcgtgatagagaagggcacatcctgctgatcccaggaACATCATAAAGTCCCTGGTAAATCCAGGATAAGTTCTTTTTTTCTGgccacagagaagcagccattgaagctgttgaaacttgggacagctccagaagagaagaaaagcaggagagaaagtgtgtctaattagtgagataaattttatcaTTAGATAAGAGAACACCCcaaaagatcaaaagtaaagttaaaatcaaaTACAGAAGAATTTAAGCGGCGAcattaagcctgagtcaaacctagtgtgttatctttctttaattttttttattgaatttttacaaatgctttttactttttatactggactggtttttattttcttcttctatttttcttttttttaaaatacttattgATTAagactttctctctttttctcttttcaacaTTCTACTGCATTTTTTCTAAGAACTTTTCTCCTTaattttggaatataaagaggggagtaaaagcagaggaaaaaaagtaactgccacttagaggcttggaggcttggaaacattgtttttcttgttttcattgaacatttgatctacatttcaaggtttctgagcttgtttattgaaagtGGGAAGAGCACAGACTGTgtatacaggtgctcctctgggATACTATCAATAGCTGGATtggagtgaaaagaaagccttgacttgaaagaataCAGCGAACTAGtttggaatttaataaaaaagctttggaagatatagtggcagtgtttattatCTGGAggaatggtgcaacatgaaaaagaaaaggaagtaacaTTATaaatgattatgcaagaaattcaaaaaatacaaataagaacagagaggaatatggaaaatattgaacaaagaacgGAAAAAATAGTTGAATTGAatttttgagaatatttttgaaatattctcaaaaattgagaatatttacTAAATGATGGTGAAATTTGTGGGtagaattcaaaaaattgaagaaaaagatgaacaaagataCAGAAATTTGGtgatattgacagcagattgagcATGGTTGAAAAAGTCAGGAGTGGAATATTGAAATAGGAGTTTGACAGATTGGAACTTTACCCCAGActccaaaacatagaagaagaagagggaaaaaattaGGCAGAAATGatgagagaaattttggcagaagcatcagtgataaccaaagagaagttgatggaaggaacggatggagggttttgagtctttataagatatgcaatgaaaagttgccaagaaaagtccatataagatctaccaagaaagcaattagaacacaaatactacaaatggcaagagatataagatggCACTACTTTTGGAAGGGtgcaggatgatgtaatgaaatgttataataaaaattaatttaaattttgttaaatttagaataatatatagatagatagatatagatatagatatagatgatatagatatagatatagatatagatatagatatagatatagatatagatatagatatagatatagatatagatatagatatagatatagatatagatatagatatagatatagatatagatatagatgatatagatatagatgatatagatatagatgatatagatatagatggtatagatatagatgatatagatatagatatagatatagatagatagatatagatatagatatagatatagatatagatatagatatagatatagatatagatatagatatagatatagatatagatatagatatagatgatatagatatagatatagatagattttcaTGTGTGTACGTATGCTGATCttattgtatttgggtctttccccatgtaagattgagattgttttggcaacgtttcggcgaggtctcactcaccatcctgAGGCTGCCTTTGCAATGTTTCCGTCAACTTGGTCGAGGACTCTCTGGTTTCATCTAAGGCTATTTGCAGCATGAGATTGGTTTTCACCAGCAATCTTCTTTGCAGGCTGATGTCTCGAATGCCACAAATAATTCTGTCCAACAACAGTTCATCTAAGTCTCAAAACTCGCAATATGCTGTGGCCTTGCGAAACGTGGCAACATATTGGTTGATCGTTTCACCTTCCTTTTGGTTACGGAGGTTGAATTTGTGCCTCTGCACATACCGGTATTTCGATGGTTTGGGAGCGTAGTGCATCCTCAATGTATGTTGAAGCACCACCAAGCTACTGTCTGTACCGGCGCTGGTTCGCACAGATCCTTGGTGGTGTCTAATACTTTTGGACCAGAGTAGCTCAGGAACATGGCTCTCTTGTGGTTCTCAGAGAGGCCAAGAAGATCATGAGATTCCAGGAAACATTCGAACCTCATCATATACAAGTCCCAGTGCTCGGTGCCTGGGTCATATGGAGCTGGTGGGTCATGCGCCGTCATCTGGTCCAGTGAAGGCAATTTTGAATTTGCTGCTTAAAGATGGATACTCGATGCAGTGCTTAGCTCCAGCTGGATTGTTTTGCTGGATTGTCAGTCAGCTCTTTTTATGCCTAGTTGCCTCTTATTCCACCttcatcgccagtgttagatcaggtGAATGGAAGAGGCAGACTCAAGCTAACAATAACAACTCTTTATTAGTTCAAAATAGGTACAATCCAATAACCTTCTGTTTGACAGCATTCCCCTTTATAGGGTGCTGTCAAACGTCTTAGACAATCACGATTCAATATTTTCCTGCTGGAttggaggaccttggtgtaaCCTACTATAATGGCTGTCTGTATCTAAAACTCCCCACCCAACCTTTCTTGGGTTTGAAAATGGACATAGACAGAGCTTGTTGGCTATTCATTATTTTACCTCTGATATATTCAAATAATGTTCTGTCATTGATTAGGTTTTTAAGAAATCCAAGAGGTCAAGATGAGGAGCAACAAAGCAGGAAAAAATGTAGTGGAAATgaccaaagagacaagaaaaattTCATTAGGATCCTGCTCTCATAGCAATTTTCTTTCAACATTAAttttgaagagaaagaaaagcaaaaaaaaagttttgtattCCCAATGGTATTATGCAGAATCCCTTACTGATCTGTATGTGTTCACACATTGTAATGATTTCAAGACTTCTCCAGAGAGTATATTATTCTCCTATGGGAATTTAGGTACTCTTAGCAGTCATGAATGTTGAGCTCCTGCCCAAAGATCTCTTTCAGGTTTTACTGAAAAACCTTCAGTGAGAGTTTCTGTGGGGTCTTTCAAGGGACAAGCACCAGTTCCAGAACACATGCACAATATCTGGCTTTCATAAAATGCAAATGGATCATCGTACTGCACATTTTAGTAGCAACAGACAACACACTTGGCTCTTTTATTGATGGATGAGGAACATCTTGAGAAGCAGAAAGGTAAAATTCTTTTCTGTGATTAGAGAAAACAGATAATCTGCAGCTCTGGAAATCCTTGGTCATCTGTAGTCCACATATTAAGTATATCCAGCTTTGATTACATCCTAGTCCAAGGAAGGTAACGTAGATCTGATGAgatcatctttgttttcttggAAAACCAATCTCTGTGTCAGTAGACTAAATTAAGTTTAATATGGGAATGTTCTAActtctttttttcaaatacaaCCGAACTTCCTTGATTTTTCACTTGAAGATGtttaacttctcatccaagaagcttcttcacctctgacaggatagtggggaatggaaaaatttatattccttgttggtcatttgcattcttttagagggtcctttGGATGTTTATTTTTGTCCACAGGAATTCAGAACACTACTCATAGATAAACCTCCTAGTtcttctctaaaaggatgcagattaccagctgtctgcaaggaatgtaattccttccattccccactgtcctgccagagctgaagaagcttctcagtttagaagcaaaatgtcttcaaaagaaaaaaaaaggagaaagtccagttgcctcctgaagaagCAGCTTTGGGagaaccttgacctggatgactgagaatcgctaccgattttttgctttttaaaatattactgaaAATAGACACAATATTTGAGATATCTATTCAAATACCATACTCACATCTATATTTCCTTACTTTGGGGGGCCATCCATGAATTGAAAATCATGAAAAAATGtgccaaaaatatatatattttcctgcaGGGACTTTTTTTTGAagttgtgctattttttttttttgcagacttaCCTAACTGTATCAAACATTTTCAATCTTTTTAGTTTCCAGTAGTCAAGAAGAAATAACTGAATGCATTACTACCATCCCTGCAAAAGTtcataaaattttatttaaatccaTGGCTAAAAGTAGCTAAATAATCAAAGTCAATTGCTCCTGTTTTGTTTGCTTTGTCAGTCTGTCAGGA harbors:
- the LOC116521700 gene encoding putative olfactory receptor 2W6 gives rise to the protein MTEATNFTSVKEFILLGLTSQRKIQLLLFGIILIIYLLTVLGNLLIIVLVQADVKLQTPMYYFLSQLAGVDICYVTSTMPLMLTQLLTGDGAISLAFCMIQIYIAVALGGVEILLFGVMAYDRYLAICRPLLYPVLMDKRCQLQCSSTCWISAPLVCVIYIVCLLCQNYCGPNQINNIICEMPMVLRLACGDTSIIEAIIFGIGGFFLLVPLSIVLTSYGFILHSVLQMKSSGRLKAFSTCGSHLIVISMFYGPLLWVYIIPKTDTAADYDKQIAIFYVLITPLLNSVIYTLRNKDFHRAVAKIL